The Desulfuromonas acetexigens genome includes a region encoding these proteins:
- a CDS encoding type II toxin-antitoxin system VapC family toxin, with protein sequence MGSLSELILDTHALLWWLFDDPHLSECARQAIADPERRIWVSAASVWEIATKARLGKLPEAGDVPHRLPHYLRKARFLELPITIEQSLRAGSLPGPHRDPFDRMLIAQSFITGYPVVTVDPVFRDYGTQVLW encoded by the coding sequence GTGGGAAGCCTGAGTGAGCTGATTCTTGACACCCACGCGTTGCTCTGGTGGCTGTTCGACGATCCGCATCTTTCCGAGTGCGCCCGCCAGGCCATCGCCGATCCGGAGCGGCGGATCTGGGTCAGCGCCGCCTCGGTCTGGGAAATCGCCACCAAGGCCCGGCTCGGCAAACTGCCTGAAGCCGGCGACGTGCCGCACAGACTGCCCCATTACCTGCGCAAGGCCCGCTTTCTCGAATTGCCCATCACCATCGAGCAGAGTCTCAGGGCCGGCTCTCTCCCCGGTCCCCATCGCGACCCCTTCGATCGCATGCTTATCGCCCAGTCCTTCATCACCGGCTACCCGGTGGTGACCGTTGACCCCGTCTTTAGGGACTACGGCACGCAAGTTCTCTGGTGA
- a CDS encoding 4Fe-4S dicluster domain-containing protein: protein MPRTITAENLQALIDALVGAGIRVVGPKRVDTMTLYAPLTRGEELELSEQPRRSAKETFFPPCEEILSFERQGTNTSVRDPDLSRLPATVLIGPRPCDAAAPEILDAVFSWDYQDDFFLERRRKMTIVGIACTRADDACFCTAVGLAPDNREGSDLFLIPLEGGGYAAEALTDKGAALLERHGELFTQAESAPRLPLAEPHAAELDLAKIKDWLDGHFESPFWREIAAHCIGCGACAFLCPACHCFDIVDEGSEAKGCRRKSWDACGFGKFTLHASAHNPRDAQANRYRNRVMHKFKYYHDKFGRTLCTGCGRCIRACPVGIDLAAVLEDINTKG, encoded by the coding sequence CTTATCGACGCCCTCGTCGGCGCGGGGATAAGGGTGGTCGGTCCGAAACGGGTCGACACCATGACCCTCTACGCGCCGCTGACCCGGGGGGAGGAGTTGGAGCTAAGCGAACAGCCGCGCCGCTCGGCCAAGGAGACGTTCTTTCCGCCCTGCGAGGAGATTCTGAGCTTCGAGCGGCAGGGGACGAATACCAGCGTCCGCGATCCGGACCTCTCCCGCCTGCCGGCCACGGTGCTGATCGGCCCGCGCCCCTGCGACGCGGCGGCGCCGGAAATCCTCGACGCGGTCTTTTCCTGGGACTATCAGGATGACTTTTTTCTCGAACGACGGCGCAAGATGACCATCGTCGGCATCGCCTGCACCCGCGCCGATGACGCCTGCTTCTGCACGGCGGTCGGTCTGGCTCCCGACAACCGCGAGGGCTCCGACCTCTTCCTCATCCCGCTGGAAGGGGGCGGCTATGCCGCCGAGGCCCTGACCGACAAAGGGGCGGCCCTGCTGGAGCGCCACGGCGAACTCTTCACCCAGGCCGAAAGCGCGCCGCGCCTGCCCCTGGCGGAACCCCACGCGGCAGAATTGGACCTGGCAAAAATCAAGGATTGGCTGGACGGGCACTTCGAAAGCCCCTTCTGGCGGGAAATCGCCGCCCACTGCATCGGCTGCGGCGCCTGTGCTTTCCTCTGCCCGGCCTGCCACTGCTTCGACATCGTCGACGAGGGGAGCGAGGCCAAAGGCTGCCGGCGCAAATCCTGGGACGCCTGCGGCTTCGGCAAATTCACCCTGCACGCCTCCGCCCACAATCCCCGCGATGCCCAAGCCAACCGCTACCGCAACCGGGTTATGCACAAGTTCAAGTACTACCACGACAAGTTCGGCCGCACTCTGTGCACCGGCTGCGGCCGCTGCATCCGCGCCTGCCCCGTCGGCATCGACCTCGCGGCGGTGCTGGAAGACATTAACACTAAAGGATAA
- a CDS encoding Txe/YoeB family addiction module toxin, whose product MILSWAEKAWEDYLYWQQTDKKTLKRINTLLTEIKRQPFTGIGDPEPLKHHWAGYWSRRIDREHRLVYKVTENAIFIAQCRYHY is encoded by the coding sequence ATGATTCTGTCCTGGGCGGAAAAGGCTTGGGAGGATTATCTGTACTGGCAGCAGACGGATAAGAAGACGCTGAAGCGGATCAACACGCTGCTCACCGAGATCAAGCGGCAACCCTTTACCGGGATCGGCGATCCGGAACCCCTCAAACACCATTGGGCCGGCTACTGGTCGCGGCGGATCGACCGGGAGCATCGTCTGGTCTATAAAGTCACGGAGAACGCGATTTTCATCGCTCAGTGTCGCTACCATTACTGA
- a CDS encoding type II toxin-antitoxin system Phd/YefM family antitoxin, translating to MDTINYSSFRSNLARVLDKVNDDHKPVLVTRQNGKPAVVISLEDFQAYEETAYLMASPKNAARLNQAIAEIEAGCAQRHELIEE from the coding sequence ATGGACACCATCAATTATTCGTCTTTCCGAAGCAACCTTGCCCGTGTCCTGGACAAGGTCAATGACGATCACAAGCCGGTTCTGGTTACCCGCCAAAACGGCAAGCCCGCCGTGGTCATCAGCCTGGAGGATTTTCAGGCCTACGAAGAAACCGCCTATCTGATGGCCAGCCCGAAAAATGCCGCGCGCCTGAATCAGGCCATCGCCGAAATCGAGGCTGGATGCGCGCAACGGCACGAGTTGATTGAAGAATGA
- a CDS encoding FAD/NAD(P)-binding protein translates to MHFPDKNIYKPHLAVIEATIDETYDVRTFRLVFQDERIRDSFTFRSGQFAEYSAFGYGEATFCIASSPTRTGAIECCFRAAGRVTEALRRLEVGDTIGVRGPYGNSFPIEEFYGKNLVFVAGGIALPPLRTLIWNCLDQRENFGDITIVYGAKSEADLVYKRELAEWQERADVRLVKTVDPGGDGPGWDGKVGFVPTVLEEAAPAAENSIALVCGPPIMIKFTLPVLEKLGFADDAIYTTLENRMKCGLGKCGRCNVGNVYVCKDGPVFTAAQVKVMPQEF, encoded by the coding sequence ATGCATTTTCCTGATAAAAACATCTACAAGCCTCATCTTGCCGTTATCGAGGCGACCATTGACGAGACCTACGACGTGCGCACCTTTCGCTTGGTCTTTCAGGACGAGCGCATCCGCGACAGCTTCACTTTCCGTTCCGGCCAGTTCGCCGAATATTCGGCTTTTGGTTACGGCGAGGCGACCTTCTGCATCGCCTCGTCGCCGACCCGCACCGGCGCCATCGAGTGCTGCTTCCGCGCCGCCGGGCGGGTCACCGAGGCGCTGCGGCGACTGGAGGTGGGGGATACCATCGGCGTGCGCGGTCCCTACGGCAACTCCTTCCCTATCGAGGAGTTTTACGGCAAGAATCTGGTCTTTGTCGCCGGCGGCATCGCCCTCCCCCCCCTGCGCACCCTGATCTGGAACTGCCTCGACCAGCGGGAGAACTTTGGCGACATCACCATCGTCTACGGCGCCAAGAGCGAAGCGGATCTGGTTTACAAACGGGAATTGGCGGAGTGGCAGGAGCGCGCCGACGTGCGTCTGGTGAAGACCGTCGATCCCGGCGGCGACGGCCCGGGCTGGGACGGCAAGGTCGGCTTCGTGCCGACGGTGCTGGAAGAGGCGGCGCCCGCCGCCGAGAACAGCATCGCCCTGGTCTGCGGGCCGCCGATCATGATAAAGTTCACCCTGCCGGTGCTGGAAAAACTCGGCTTCGCCGACGACGCCATCTACACCACCCTGGAAAACCGCATGAAATGCGGCCTCGGCAAGTGCGGCCGCTGCAACGTCGGCAACGTCTACGTCTGCAAAGACGGCCCGGTTTTCACCGCCGCCCAGGTCAAAGTCATGCCCCAGGAGTTTTGA